The stretch of DNA GCGAACGCCGCCATGGCCTGCGCCTACCTTATCCAGCGCTATCGTCCGGTGTGCCTCTGCAATGCAGGCGCGGCGGGGGCTGTCAGTGCATCATACCGGCTTGGGGAATGCCGTCACATCACGAAGGTTATCGAGCCCGACCGGCCGGAGCTTAGGACAGGCGTCTACCATACTCATATCCCGGATGTTATAGACGGATTTCCGACCGCCATCCTGGCCACGCAGGACAAGCCTGTGCGCGACTCCGCCGAAAGGCAGAGGATCGCCCCGGACGCCCAACTTGTCGATATGGAGGGGGCATCCGTGGTACAGGCATGCAGGAAATTTCACACGAAGTGTTATCTCTTCAAATTTGTCAGCGATACACCGGATCATATAGAAAGCCGCGATATCGAAAAGAATATCGTACTTTGCCGGGATTCGTTCTTCCATTTTTTCCGTGACAAGGTGTTGCCACAACTGAAATAAACCCGATGCGTAATTTTGTCTTGTTTCAGTAAGGAGCTAAAATCCTTGATATTTACATGGATGAAGAATATACTCCTAAAAATAGGAGTATATGAAATTTATTAACAGTTTTCCCTCTTTTTGTCTCTCGTTGTGGAGGAATTATGGAAGGAAAGAAGAGAAATAGTAAGGGCGAGAGGTGAAATTGCTTTTGTATGGAAGGATGGGACAAAATTCATTGGGGAATGTTCTTCCACAATATTCACTGACAAGAGTGGGCGCGAAAGGACAAGCATGATTATCCGCGATATCACTGCGCAGAAGACTGCCGAGCAGGCACAGCGGGAGGCTAATAAGCATCTTAACGCATTAATCGAAGCGATACCTGATATGATATTTTTCAAGAATGTACAGGGCAGGTATCTTATCGTCAATAAAAGATATTTAGATAAAAAATATGAGGATTATATGACATCAGCGAGTTATCCACAGCCGCGCCTGCCTTGCTTCAGAGAGGCAGCAGGCACGGCTGTGGATAACTCTTATTAGGGGAAGATAAGCCGTTTTTTTATTATCAACTTGATAATAAACAATATTTTACAATAATGATAAGAAACTTTTGATGATTCGTCTCAACATACGGGGGGTAACCCGATGGAAGATCAATCCAAGACAAAAAAGGTTTTGATCCAGGAACTGGATTCTCTAAGGCAGAGAATTGCAGAGTTGGAGCAATCGGAATTAGAGCGTCAGCAGGCGGAGAAAACGCTGCACGACTTCGAGAGACGACTACGGTTAGTGTTTGAGCATTCATCGGATGTTATATACACCCTGGATTGTGATTTTAGAGTGACCAGCGTATCACCCTCTGTAGAACGGTATCTTGGCTATCGCACAGAGGAACTCGTTGGAAAACCATTTAATGACATTAACGTGTTAGCGCCGGAGTCCCTTGAGGCTGCGTTTAAAGATGCCCTTCAGACTCTCGCCGGGGGTACCGTGCCCACGGCTGAATATGTCTTTATCCGGAAGGACGGTTCGAGGGTAATAGGTGAGGTAAGCGGTTCACCCTTAGTGGAAGACGGCAAAATCGTAGGATTGATATCTGTTGCACGCAACATCACCGACCGCAAGCGGGCGGAGGGAGCGCTGCGGGATAATGAAACCAAACTACAGG from Deltaproteobacteria bacterium encodes:
- a CDS encoding PAS domain-containing protein; translated protein: MEELWKERREIVRARGEIAFVWKDGTKFIGECSSTIFTDKSGRERTSMIIRDITAQKTAEQAQREANKHLNALIEAIPDMIFFKNVQGRYLIVNKRYLDKKYEDYMTSASYPQPRLPCFREAAGTAVDNSY
- a CDS encoding PAS domain S-box protein, which codes for MEDQSKTKKVLIQELDSLRQRIAELEQSELERQQAEKTLHDFERRLRLVFEHSSDVIYTLDCDFRVTSVSPSVERYLGYRTEELVGKPFNDINVLAPESLEAAFKDALQTLAGGTVPTAEYVFIRKDGSRVIGEVSGSPLVEDGKIVGLISVARNITDRKRAEGALRDNETKLQAIFNAVGTGILIIDRDTQIIIEANQTAIEMTGLTKERIIGQICHSLVCPAQAGKCPVKDLGQSVDNSERKLIHADGHLKDILKTVYPITIKGRDCYVESFIDITDRKRAEEA